The Muricauda sp. SCSIO 65647 genome includes a region encoding these proteins:
- the eboC gene encoding UbiA-like protein EboC (EboC, a homolog the polyprenyltransferase UbiA, belongs to system of proteins involved in the trafficking of precursor metabolites to an extracytoplasmic compartment so that the biosynthesis of certain natural products, such as scytonemin, can be completed.): MRKLKAYLQLCRPANLPTAAADIMAGFALAGFWVANQENEHGFEGVLMPMFTLVTASILLYAGGVVLNDFFDRDIDRVERPERPIPKGVVRAGNVLAFGLVLLLTGVLLSFLWHSTSGFVSLALAFSIVAYDAFSKKSKVLGPLNMGLCRALNLLLGISVFGYFTHLEYLIIPLIFIAAVTLISRGEVHGNNQKSILLAGILYVLVIFCVIFFQESRYMVSLPFIVLFALMVFLPLLKAYRVNTADNIKKAVKAGVLSIILLDAAIVAGHSNVVIALMTLLLLPLSVLLSKAFAVT, translated from the coding sequence ATGCGTAAGCTTAAGGCTTATTTACAGCTCTGTAGACCGGCAAATTTACCGACAGCTGCGGCCGACATTATGGCCGGGTTTGCATTGGCCGGATTCTGGGTCGCGAACCAAGAAAATGAGCATGGTTTTGAGGGGGTGTTGATGCCGATGTTTACATTGGTAACGGCCTCCATTCTTCTATATGCTGGCGGGGTGGTGCTGAATGATTTTTTTGATAGGGACATTGATAGGGTAGAGCGCCCCGAGCGCCCTATACCCAAAGGTGTTGTGCGAGCGGGTAATGTTCTGGCTTTTGGTTTGGTACTGCTACTGACGGGCGTACTATTGTCTTTTTTGTGGCATTCAACGAGTGGTTTCGTTTCTTTGGCATTGGCGTTTTCTATCGTGGCCTACGATGCCTTTTCAAAGAAAAGCAAAGTGTTGGGACCTTTGAATATGGGATTGTGCAGGGCATTGAATTTGCTCTTGGGAATATCTGTTTTTGGATATTTCACACATTTAGAATACCTGATCATACCCTTGATTTTCATTGCTGCGGTTACCCTTATCAGTCGTGGTGAAGTGCATGGCAATAACCAAAAATCCATTCTTTTGGCCGGAATTTTATATGTTTTGGTCATTTTTTGCGTTATTTTCTTTCAAGAGTCAAGGTATATGGTCAGTTTGCCATTTATCGTATTGTTTGCTTTGATGGTTTTTCTGCCACTGTTGAAAGCATATCGGGTCAATACGGCCGATAACATAAAAAAAGCGGTAAAAGCAGGTGTGCTGTCCATTATTTTACTCGATGCCGCCATTGTGGCGGGCCATTCTAACGTAGTAATTGCTCTTATGACTTTATTATTGTTGCCATTGTCGGTTTTGTTGTCAAAAGCGTTCGCAGTTACTTAA